In Brachypodium distachyon strain Bd21 chromosome 2, Brachypodium_distachyon_v3.0, whole genome shotgun sequence, one genomic interval encodes:
- the LOC100835520 gene encoding biotin--protein ligase 2, giving the protein MPLPVRLPPPVAAAAASILAAVDLRRYLYWNPRESTSMATSAHRNTASAAAVTLLVLSAKSPEDQQLLASSAGSISLDEGESGGGGVTVSLAPAAGVDAGFDAGAYMGALRARRFGRWMLWSPRMGSTHDLVSQNFAKLPVGVVCVADVQFKGRGRSKNVWESPPGCLMFSFTSQMSDARKLPLMQYVVCLAMAEAIKELTCAKGLSKLDVRIKWPNDLYLNGLKVGGILCTSSYQPKVYNICTGIGLNVDNEEPTTCLNAALRKVNADSPGLKQEDILASFFNKFEDLFEIFTNQGFKALEERYYNSWLHSGQRVIVQDVPEGEGQSVDSVVTIQGLTPSGYLHAIGDDGKSCELHPDGNSFDFFRGLIRRKFKA; this is encoded by the exons ATGCCGTTACCCGTCCGCCTCCCTCCAccggtcgccgctgccgccgcctccattcTCGCCGCGGTCGACCTGCGCCGCTACCTGTACTGGAACCCCCGGGAGTCGACCTCCATGGCCACGTCCGCACATAGGAAcaccgccagcgccgccgccgtcaccctCCTCGTGCTGTCCGCCAAGTCCCCCGAGGACCAGCAactcctcgcctcctccgccggttCTATCTCGCTGGATGAGGGCGAatccggcggaggcggggtcACTGTCTCCCTTGCCCCCGCAGCCGGCGTGGACGCGGGCTTCGACGCGGGCGCTTACATGGGTGCGCTCCGGGCGCGGCGCTTCGGGAGGTGGATGCTCTGGTCGCCGAGGATGGGCTCCACGCACGACCTCGTGTCACA GAACTTCGCCAAGCTTCCGGTGGGCGTTGTGTGCGTGGCCGACGTGCAGTTCAAAGGCAGAG GACGATCAAAAAATGTGTGGGAATCACCTCCAGGTTGTCTCATGTTCTCGTTCACATCACAGATGAGTGATGCACGTAAGCTGCCTCTCATGCAATATGTTGTTTGCCTTGCTATGGCCGAAGCCATCAAAGAATTGACCTGTGCTAAG GGGCTTTCAAAGTTAGATGTAAGGATAAAATGGCCTAATGATCTATATCTGAATGGGTTAAAAGTTGGTGGTATTCTTTGTACCTCGTCATACCAACCGAAAGTCTACAATATTTGTACTG GTATTGGTTTAAACGTTGATAATGAGGAGCCTACAACATGTTTAAATGCTGCACTTAGAAAAGTAAATGCTGATTCACCGGGACTGAAACAAGAGGATATACTAGCATCGTTCTTCAACAAATTTGAAGATCTTTTCGAGATATTCACGAATCAAG GCTTTAAGGCTCTAGAGGAGCGATACTACAACTCATGGCTTCATAG TGGCCAAAGAGTCATCGTACAGGATGTGCCTGAAGGCGAAGGCCAGTCTGTAGACAGTGTAGTCACTATTCAG GGACTAACTCCGAGTGGTTATTTACATGCGATTGGTGATGACGGCAAAAGCTGTGAACTGCACCCTGATGGTAACAG CTTTGATTTCTTCAGAGGGTTGATCAGGAGGAAGTTCAAAGCATAG
- the LOC100831228 gene encoding molybdate transporter 2 has product MFTNHHLRNRVNQTESRSHHSPLKLPLLLLHVPHGTTSVHPCSLPPMAMASSAGGPLLPGGEDRRGWRFHLPASIRLKTSVWSELGGAVGDLGTYIPIVLALSLASHLDLGTTLIFTALYNFATGFLFGIPMPVQPMKSIAAVALSSAHLTVPQIMAAGLAVAAILLFLGATGLMTRLYRVLPLPVVRGVQLSQGLSFAFTAVKYIRFAQDFSRSSSASTAAPRPLLGLDGLLLALAALLFILFTTGSGDDEDQDVVVRDGRRARSCSRVPAALIVFALGLVLCFVRDPSIFRGLQFGPAPLGLVKITWDDFKIGFWEAAVPQLPLSVLNSVIAVCKLSSDLFPERAELSPARVSVSVGLMNFVGCWFGAMPCCHGAGGLAGQYRFGGRSGASVVFLAAGKLLLGLVFGNSFVTILGQFPIGILGVMLLFSGVELAMASRDMGSKEESFVMLVCAGVSLTGSSAALGFIAGIVLHLLLRLREVDFRELLCRFRTGRRLSVTKAGEDSAGDA; this is encoded by the coding sequence ATGTTCACCAATCACCACCTCCGGAATCGTGTTAATCAAACCGAATCTAGATCGCATCATTCTCCTCTTAAATTACCGCTGCTGCTACTACATGTCCCACACGGAACAACATCAGTTCATCCCTGCAGTCTGCCGCCCATGGCGATGGCATCCTCCGCCGGCGGCCCGCTGctccccggcggcgaggaccgCCGCGGCTGGAGGTTCCACCTCCCGGCGTCCATCCGCCTGAAGACGTCGGTCTGGTCGGAgctgggcggcgccgtgggcgacCTGGGCACCTACATCCCCATCGTGCTGGCGCTGTCGCTGGCGTCGCACCTCGACCTCGGCACCACGCTCATCTTCACGGCGCTCTACAACTTCGCCACGGGGTTCCTCTTCGGGATCCCCATGCCGGTCCAGCCCATGAAGtccatcgccgccgtcgcgctctCCTCCGCCCACCTCACCGTGCCTCAGATCATGGCCGCGgggctcgccgtcgccgccatcctcctcttcctcggcgCCACGGGCCTCATGACCCGCCTCTACCGCGTCCTCCCGCTCCCCGTCGTACGCGGCGTCCAGCTCTCCCAGGGCCTCTCCTTCGCCTTCACCGCCGTCAAGTACATCCGCTTCGCCCAGGACTtctcccgctcctcctccgcctccaccgccgcgccgcgcccctTGCTCGGCCTCGACGGCCTGCtgctcgcgctcgccgcgctcctcttcatcctcttcACCACCGGATCCGGGGACGACGAAGACCAAGACGTCGTCGTCAGAGACGGCCGCCGTGCTCGCTCCTGCAGCCGCGTCCCCGCAGCTTTGATAGTGTTCGCGCTTGGGTTAGTACTCTGCTTCGTTCGTGACCCGTCCATCTTCCGAGGGCTCCAATTCGGGCCGGCGCCGTTGGGATTGGTGAAGATTACCTGGGACGACTTCAAGATCGGGTTCTGGGAGGCCGCCGTGCCGCAGCTCCCGCTCTCCGTGCTCAACTCCGTGATCGCCGTCTGCAAGCTGTCCTCCGACCTGTTCCCGGAGCGGGCCGAGCTCTCGCCGGCCAGGGTGTCCGTCAGCGTGGGCCTGATGAACTTCGTCGGCTGCTGGTTCGGCGCCATGCCGTGCtgccacggcgccggcgggctgGCCGGCCAGTACCGGTTCGGCGGCCGCAGCGGCGCCTCCGTCGtgttcctcgccgccggcaagcTGTTGCTCGGGCTGGTGTTCGGCAACTCGTTCGTCACGATCCTCGGGCAGTTCCCCATCGGCATACTGGGCGTCATGCTGCTCTTCTCCGGCGTCGAGCTCGCCATGGCGTCGCGCGACATGGGGAGCAAGGAGGAGTCCTTCGTCATGCTCGTCTGCGCCGGCGTCTCGCTCACTGGCTCCAGCGCCGCGCTGGGGTTCATCGCGGGGATCGTGCTgcacctgctgctgcgccTCAGGGAGGTGGACTTCAGAGAGCTCCTCTGTCGATTCAGAACGGGGCGGCGATTATCGGTCACTAAGGCTGGGGAAGACAGTGCCGGAGATGCTTGA
- the LOC100844554 gene encoding probable protein ABIL3: MEAVEMSPSSASSHHLDAASTSEDMPSLQEGLLFSDSLKDLRNLRSQLYSAAEYFEVFYRNNSHRSTVVTSLKDYTVEALVSTVDHLGFVSYKVDNLVSEKADEVNETELRVSSVEQRVRICQQMIDQEGRSQQSLLIRTPKYHRRYILPGPDLVESAIHPVSEPPRYNRQYTSRKMRKSQSSISTPVSRQTTMRSVRPQSPAVRETHHRSRSMSPSRKARAKSPSPSPQVVNSNAKETRAGSPIPSVNPLARSATVARRPPVDPKHFRQTSMQLHSNLDHHHQKEREKSSSKGRGFLKSLLTRRRWRNDESLYNYLDEY, from the exons ATGGAGGCAGTCGAAATGTCGCCATCCTCCGCCTCGTCCCACCACCTCGACGCTGCCTCCACCAGCGAGGACATGCCGTCCTTGCAAGAAGGCCTCCTCTTCTCGGATAGCCTCAAG GACTTGAGGAATCTGCGGTCACAACTATACTCAGCGGCAGAATACTTTGAAGTATTCTACAGAAATAATTCGCACAGATCTAC TGTGGTGACGAGTTTAAAAGACTACACAGTTGAGGCCCTTGTTAGCACTGTGGATCATCTGGGTTTTGTGTCATACAAGGTGGATAATCTTGTCAGCGAAAAAGCTGACGAGGTTAATGAAACGGAATTGCGAGTATCGTCAGTTGAGCAG AGGGTAAGGATTTGCCAACAGATGATTGACCAGGAGGGAAGGTCTCAACAATCTCTGCTTATCAGGACACCAAAGTACCACAGGCGTTACATATTACCAG GCCCAGATTTAGTGGAATCTGCTATCCATCCTGTTTCAGAGCCCCCGCGGTATAACAGGCAATACACAAGTCGCAAAATGCGCAAGTCTCAATCTT CAATTTCTACTCCAGTTAGTAGGCAGACTACAATGAG GAGTGTGCGTCCACAGTCCCCTGCAGTTCGTGAAACACATCATCGATCACGATCCATGTCACCTTCTCGAAAAGCACGAGCTAAATCACCATCACCGTCTCCCCAAGTTGTCAACTCAAATGCAAAAG AAACAAGAGCAGGCTCGCCAATACCATCTGTCAATCCCCTTGCAAGATCCGCTACTGTTGCAAGAAGACCACCTGTGGATCCAAAGCATTTT AGACAAACTTCGATGCAGTTGCACTCTAACTtggaccaccaccaccaaaaaGAGCGGGAGAAAAGCTCTAGCAAAGGCCGGGGCTTCCTCAAGTCATTGCTGACGAGGcgtcggtggaggaacgacGAGTCCTTATACAATTACTTGGACGAGTATTGA
- the LOC100844254 gene encoding scopoletin glucosyltransferase produces the protein MIRTRICQHYIDFSSALQDRKTTIQQGNPLAMANTTTTNGAAAGNHAGNESGRDHIVVFPFMAKGHTLPLLHFATALSSHPRIRLRVTVVTTPANLAFARIRLPSSVRLAVLPFPSLPPLPPGIESTDALPSASLFPAFLRATALLEEPFAAFMASLGPSPPLALVSDFFLGFTLRAAADAGARRVVFHGMSCFSMAICKSLMANPPPRPPAPGDGGSFHVARMPERVRMTAEEVPETIARMCNLEAPMTRFVIDHIGDSDTRSWGMLVNSFASLDEDYVAALESFYQPGARAWLVGPLFLAAGVGDMEEQDPEGCLSWLDGRAAGSVVYVSFGTQAHVADEQLDELARGLVGAGHPFLWAVRSDTWAAPPVDLGPDGRIVRGWVPQRSVLAHPAVGGFLSHCGWNSTMESLAAGKPILAWPMLAEQKLNAKYIAEFIGAGVKMNANGGMGRADEVERKVRRLMDGGSKEGRRMRERAAWAQQAANSAVSDGGTSQLALLELVNELQGTYCDVIAQKNKC, from the coding sequence ATGATACGAACACGAATATGTCAGCACTATATAGATTTCAGCTCTGCTCTGCAGGACCGAAAAACAACAATTCAACAAGGGAACCCCCTGGCCATGGctaacaccaccaccaccaacggCGCCGCTGCAGGCAACCATGCCGGCAACGAGTCCGGCCGCGACCATATCGTGGTGTTCCCCTTCATGGCCAAAGGGCACACGCTCCCTCTGCTCCATTTCGCCACGGCTCTCTCGTCGCACCCCAGGATCCGGCTCCGCGTCACAGTGGTTACCACGCCAGCAAACCTCGCCTTCGCCCGCATCCGGCTCCCGTCCTCGGTGCGCCTGGCCGTGCTCCCGTTCCCCtcgctcccgccgctgccgcccggcATCGAGTCCACGGACGCCCTTCCCAGCGCGTCCCTCTTCCCCGCGTTCCTCCGCGCGACGGCGCTCCTCGAGGAGCCCTTCGCCGCGTTCATGGCGTCGCTCGGCCCGTCCCCGCCGCTGGCGCTCGTCTCGGACTTCTTCCTCGGGTTCACGCTCCGCGCCgcggccgacgccggcgcccgccgcgtcGTATTCCACGGCATGTCCTGCTTCTCCATGGCCATCTGCAAATCCCTCATGGCGAacccgccgccacggccaccggcgccaggcgacggcggcagcttCCACGTGGCCCGCATGCCGGAGCGCGTGAGGatgacggcggaggaggtccCGGAAACGATAGCCAGGATGTGCAACCTCGAGGCCCCGATGACCCGGTTCGTGATCGACCACATCGGCGACTCGGACACGCGCAGCTGGGGCATGCTTGTCAACAGCTTCGCGTCGCTGGACGAGGACTACGTGGCGGCCTTGGAGTCCTTCTACCAGCCTGGCGCCCGCGCCTGGCTGGTGGGCCCGCtgttcctcgccgccggcgtcggcgacaTGGAGGAGCAGGACCCCGAAGGCTGCCTGTCCTGGCTCGACGGCAGGGCGGCGGGGTCGGTGGTCTACGTGTCGTTCGGCACGCAGGCCCACGTGGCCGACGAGCAGCTGGACGAGCTGGCCCGTGGGCTGGTGGGGGCCGGGCATCCGTTCCTGTGGGCCGTCCGGTCCGACAcgtgggcggcgccgccggtggaTCTGGGGCCTGACGGACGGATCGTCCGCGGTTGGGTCCCGCAGAGAAGCGTGTTGGCGCACCCGGCCGTTGGAGGGTTCCTGAGCCACTGCGGGTGGAACTCGACGATGGAGAGCCTCGCGGCCGGAAAGCCCATTCTGGCCTGGCCCATGTTAGCCGAGCAGAAGCTGAACGCCAAGTACATCGCGGAATTCATCGGCGCCGGCGTTAAGATGAACGCTAATGGGGGCATGGGAAGGGCTGATGAGGTGGAGCGGAAGGTAAGGAGGCTGATGGACGGCGGCAGCAAGGAAGGGCGGAGGATGCGGGAGAGAGCCGCTTGGGCTCAGCAGGCGGCCAATTCGGCGGTGAGCGATGGTGGCACTTCACAATTGGCGTTGCTGGAACTGGTCAATGAGCTGCAAGGAACATACTGCGATGTCATCGCACAGAAAAACAAATGCTAA